A single region of the Eremothecium gossypii ATCC 10895 chromosome V, complete sequence genome encodes:
- the DBP8 gene encoding ATP-dependent RNA helicase DBP8 (Syntenic homolog of Saccharomyces cerevisiae YHR169W (DBP8)) produces MSDSNSTFKDLGVAKWLAEALNSMKITQPTTIQKACIPEILAGRDCIGGAKTGSGKTIAFAAPMLTKWSADPCGMFGIVLTPTRELAMQIAEQFTALGSVMNIRVALVVGGEDIVSQALELQRKPHFIIATPGRLAHHIMHSGEDTIGGLKRVRYLVLDEADILLTDTFSDALATCVQILPPKEKRQNLLFTATMTDQVLALKDAPPTSGKPPLFSFHVENLDDLAVPASLQTTYLLVPEHVKEAYLYQVLSSEEYKSKSAIVFVNRTISAEILRRMLMQLEIRVTSLHSQMPQRERTNSLQRFRANAARVLIATDVASRGLDIPAVQLVVNYDIPANPDTYIHRAGRTARAGRGGEALSFIAPKDVSRIQAIEERIGKKMDEFTKVGDTALIRKSLNKVTVAKRESLMAMDKEGFGERRKTQRSKGKQTKSLHS; encoded by the coding sequence ATGAGTGACTCAAATTCGACTTTCAAAGACCTTGGTGTTGCGAAATGGCTTGCTGAAGCGCTTAATAGCATGAAAATTACGCAGCCTACAACAATCCAGAAAGCGTGCATACCTGAAATATTAGCTGGGCGTGACTGCATAGGAGGCGCGAAGACTGGTTCCGGTAAGACCATTGCATTTGCCGCTCCGATGCTTACGAAATGGTCAGCTGACCCCTGTGGGATGTTTGGAATCGTGCTGACACCTACCCGGGAACTGGCGATGCAGATTGCAGAGCAGTTCACCGCGCTCGGCAGTGTCATGAACATCCGCGTTGCCTTGGTGGTAGGCGGCGAGGACATTGTCTCCCAGGCGCTAGAACTGCAGAGAAAACCGCACTTTATTATTGCTACCCCCGGGCGTCTTGCGCACCATATTATGCATAGTGGAGAGGACACTATTGGCGGCCTGAAGAGGGTCCGCTACCTCGTTCTAGATGAGGCCGATATCCTGCTGACAGATACGTTTAGCGATGCACTAGCAACGTGCGTCCAAATCCTACCGCCCAAGGAGAAGCGTCAAAACCTTTTGTTCACCGCGACGATGACTGACCAGGTGTTGGCACTGAAAGATGCGCCTCCAACGAGCGGCAAGCCGCCGCTCTTCTCATTCCATGTTGAAAACCTGGATGATCTTGCCGTGCCTGCTTCCCTGCAGACCACCTACTTACTGGTGCCAGAGCATGTCAAAGAAGCATACTTATACCAGGTACTTTCTAGCGAGGAGTACAAGAGTAAGAGCGCTATTGTGTTTGTCAACCGCACCATTTCCGCAGAAATTCTGCGGCGGATGCTCATGCAGCTGGAGATTCGTGTCACATCGCTGCATTCCCAGATGCCCCAGCGTGAGAGAACTAATTCCCTCCAGAGATTTAGAGCCAATGCCGCCCGTGTCCTGATTGCTACAGATGTGGCCTCGAGAGGTTTGGATATTCCCGCTGTCCAGCTGGTAGTAAACTACGATATCCCTGCCAATCCCGACACCTACATTCATCGCGCGGGTCGTACAGCCCGTGCTGGGCGTGGGGGTGAGGCGCTTTCTTTTATCGCGCCGAAGGACGTATCGAGGATTCAAGCAATTGAGGAACGGATCGGTAAGAAGATGGACGAGTTCACGAAGGTGGGAGACACAGCGTTGATTCGTAAATCGCTAAACAAGGTCACTGTCGCCAAGCGCGAGAGTCTAATGGCCATGGATAAAGAAGGATTTGGAGAGAGAAGGAAAACCCAGAGAAGCAAGGGCAAACAAACGAAAAGCCTACATAGCTGA
- the MTG2 gene encoding putative GTPase MTG2 (Syntenic homolog of Saccharomyces cerevisiae YHR168W (MTG2)), translating to MLGRETKVVIRYFARRSIAQAPGNSPRAAENEQWLHSLAEHAPSERNREGFVSDGIREQRVEVQTGPGGLKYHVEPGQNDSGYLNVRSPLENFVSSNYLGDGGRRVALSNFVDVRIVRCKSGSGGNGAVSFFRDAGRAIGPPDGGDGGDGGGVYVQAVPGLTTLAKLKSTYEAHDGKNGGGVQLDGARGRDVLIQVPVGTVVKWCMDPKVIREYLAEKQVKGDTDIRSTLQSATIKLPCIGRYAYDRQPRFIQLFRKSYEPGEGWIFKEKGEEYHQEKDWWQALNKKVRHHDAELTEMELDQDTFPLFGLDLDKPMSTPLCLLRGGKGGLGNMHFLTKLIRNPRFAKRGRNGLEQFFMFELKTVGDLGLVGLPNAGKSTILNRISAARPRVGHWEFTTLAPTVGTVSLGIDKPTFTVVDIPGIIKGAAQDKGMGLEFIRHIERSKGWVFVISLEKNQPIADLHTLIGELGGLEKVSSKKVLVVCNKADIDYDKPESQLKYERVKQFCDENLWDCIPISALKAENIELLLDRMAMCAGKS from the coding sequence ATGCTAGGGCGTGAGACTAAAGTAGTTATCCGTTACTTTGCAAGGCGCAGTATTGCTCAGGCGCCGGGCAATAGTCCACGGGCTGCCGAGAACGAACAGTGGCTGCATAGTTTGGCGGAACATGCGCCGAGCGAGAGAAATAGAGAAGGCTTCGTCTCGGACGGTATCCGCGAGCAACGGGTAGAGGTGCAGACAGGCCCTGGAGGGTTGAAGTACCACGTGGAACCGGGACAGAACGACAGCGGCTACCTGAATGTGCGATCGCCGCTGGAAAACTTCGTTTCGTCGAATTACCTCGGCGATGGTGGGCGGCGAGTTGCGTTGAGCAACTTCGTGGACGTACGCATAGTCCGCTGTAAGAGTGGCAGCGGGGGCAACGGCGCGGTATCTTTCTTTCGTGACGCTGGCCGGGCAATCGGCCCCCCAgacggcggcgacggcggcgacggcggcggtgTATATGTGCAGGCGGTGCCTGGACTGACAACGCTGGCAAAGCTGAAGTCCACCTATGAGGCCCATGATGGAAAGAATGGCGGTGGCGTGCAGCTGGACGGTGCCCGCGGTCGCGACGTGCTGATTCAGGTGCCTGTGGGTACCGTGGTGAAATGGTGCATGGATCCGAAGGTCATCCGCGAGTACCTCGCTGAAAAGCAGGTCAAGGGCGACACCGATATTCGCAGCACACTACAGTCTGCCACCATAAAATTGCCTTGTATAGGGAGGTATGCGTACGACCGCCAGCCTCGTTTCATTCAGCTGTTTCGGAAGTCGTACGAACCCGGTGAGGGGTGGATCTTCAAAGAAAAGGGCGAGGAGTACCACCAGGAAAAGGATTGGTGGCAGGCGTTGAACAAGAAGGTCCGCCACCATGACGCTGAGCTGACAGAAATGGAGTTGGACCAGGACACCTTTCCTCTCTTTGGTTTAGATTTGGACAAACCAATGTCCACACCTCTTTgcctgctgcgcggcggcaAAGGCGGTTTAGGGAACATGCATTTCCTGACGAAGCTAATTCGTAACCCGCGTTTTGCGAAAAGAGGCCGTAATGGTCTGGAACAGTTTTTCATGTTTGAACTGAAGACGGTGGGCGACCTGGGACTAGTCGGTCTGCCCAACGCAGGCAAGTCTACTATCTTGAATCGCATCTCGGCAGCGAGGCCGAGAGTAGGGCATTGGGAGTTCACCACTCTTGCACCTACTGTTGGAACTGTCTCCCTGGGGATAGACAAGCCCACCTTTACCGTGGTTGACATACCTGGCATTATAAAGGGCGCTGCGCAGGACAAAGGAATGGGATTGGAGTTTATCAGGCACATCGAAAGGTCAAAGGGCTGGGTATTCGTCATCAGCTTGGAAAAGAATCAGCCAATTGCAGACCTCCATACCTTAATTGGAGAGCTCGGTGGCTTAGAGAAGGTCAGCTCGAAAAAGGTATTGGTGGTCTGCAATAAGGCTGACATAGACTACGACAAGCCGGAATCTCAGCTAAAGTACGAGCGAGTCAAGCAGTTCTGTGACGAAAACTTGTGGGATTGTATACCAATATCCGCACTAAAAGCTGAAAATATCGAATTACTACTAGATCGTATGGCGATGTGTGCTGGCAAATCTTGA